A single Vanacampus margaritifer isolate UIUO_Vmar chromosome 14, RoL_Vmar_1.0, whole genome shotgun sequence DNA region contains:
- the mlana gene encoding melanoma antigen recognized by T-cells 1 has protein sequence MRCNNTGGMPRGDFNIYFASSRRGFVRAEEAVGVVLLVIILAALVLLGCWYFKKRGGYKKIRSPRSGSPTYTGGQYSESGPSAENKMALTDFGSLRSVMPNAPPAYEKLSSGPLPPPYSP, from the exons ATGCGCTGTAACAACACTGGCGGGATGCCTCGAGGAGACTTCAACATCTATTTTGCCAGCAGCCGCCGTGGATTTGTCAGAGCTGAGGA GGCAGTAGGTGTTGTGCTGCTGGTCATCATCCTGGCCGCTCTTGTTCTACTGGGCTGCTGGTACTTTAAGAAGAGGGGCGGCTACAAAAAAATCAGG AGCCCCAGGTCTGGGTCGCCGACTTACACGGGAGGCCAGTACTCTGAGAGCGGACCTTCTGCAGAAAACAAGATGGCGCTCACCGACTTTGGCAGCCTGCGATCCGTG ATGCCGAATGCTCCTCCGGCCTATGAAAAGCTCTCGTCGGGGCCGCTGCCTCCTCCCTATTCACCTTAA